From one Nocardioides sp. Kera G14 genomic stretch:
- a CDS encoding MDR family MFS transporter — MSTTKPAASDKLDRSVIITGLVIVSGLIMVVLDTTIVNVALDSLSDDLGAGLSTTQWVVTGYLIAVALVIPITGWAMDRFGSKPTWIMAVTCFVLGSALCATAWSIESLIAFRILQGLGGGMLMPAGQAMIARAAGPNRMGRAMAILGVPMLLGPVFGPVIGGLLVEYTTWHWIFLVNVPVGLLAIALAVWKLPSGDHVDDVGRLDWLGLVLLSGSLVCLLYGLSEASTKGGFGDSGVLAWLIGGAVGLGLYTWHSLRKGADSIIDVRLLTNRVFAGGTVAIFLVAIGLFGGMLLLPLYYQTVRQQGALDAGLLLAPQGLGAIVAMVLAGRLTDRIGAGWVVPVGVVVALIGTYPFTQVGVDTSYTWLSLILFVRGIGLGSVMMPVISSAYQDLNHDQVSRAAPTLSAIQQVGASLGSALLVTALTQRLTNQLADHGVQLSGGGGSDQLSSIPEKVMPVVGPIMAGAFGFAFSVAFGLTALIFLPALFLPRHGSSGDDEPAAPFAA; from the coding sequence ATGAGCACCACCAAACCTGCGGCGTCGGACAAGCTCGACCGTAGCGTCATCATCACGGGCCTGGTGATCGTGTCCGGCCTGATCATGGTGGTGCTCGACACCACGATCGTGAACGTCGCACTCGACTCCCTGAGTGACGACCTCGGCGCAGGGCTCTCCACCACGCAGTGGGTCGTCACCGGCTACCTGATCGCGGTCGCGCTGGTCATCCCGATCACGGGGTGGGCGATGGACCGGTTCGGCTCGAAGCCCACGTGGATCATGGCCGTGACGTGCTTCGTGCTCGGCTCGGCGCTGTGTGCGACGGCATGGTCGATCGAGTCCCTGATCGCGTTCCGCATCCTCCAGGGTCTCGGCGGCGGCATGCTGATGCCCGCCGGGCAGGCGATGATCGCCCGCGCCGCCGGACCCAACCGGATGGGCCGCGCCATGGCAATCCTGGGCGTTCCGATGCTGCTGGGACCCGTGTTCGGCCCGGTCATCGGTGGCCTCCTCGTCGAGTACACGACCTGGCACTGGATCTTCCTGGTCAACGTTCCCGTCGGCCTCCTCGCCATCGCGCTCGCCGTCTGGAAGCTGCCGTCGGGCGACCACGTCGATGATGTTGGCCGACTGGACTGGCTGGGCCTCGTCCTTCTCTCGGGCAGCCTTGTCTGCCTGCTCTACGGGCTCTCCGAAGCCTCCACCAAGGGCGGGTTCGGCGACAGCGGAGTCCTCGCATGGCTGATCGGCGGAGCCGTCGGCCTCGGCCTCTACACCTGGCACAGTCTGCGCAAGGGCGCTGACTCGATCATCGACGTCCGACTGCTCACCAACCGCGTCTTCGCCGGCGGCACGGTGGCGATCTTCCTCGTCGCGATCGGCCTCTTCGGCGGCATGCTCCTGCTCCCGCTCTACTACCAGACCGTCCGCCAGCAGGGCGCCCTCGACGCCGGCCTGCTCCTCGCTCCCCAGGGACTCGGCGCGATCGTGGCGATGGTCCTCGCTGGACGGCTCACCGACCGCATCGGCGCCGGCTGGGTCGTGCCCGTGGGGGTCGTGGTCGCGCTCATCGGCACGTATCCCTTCACCCAAGTCGGTGTCGACACGTCGTACACGTGGCTGAGCCTCATCCTGTTCGTCCGCGGCATCGGGCTCGGCTCCGTGATGATGCCGGTGATCTCGTCGGCCTATCAGGACCTGAACCACGACCAGGTGTCCCGCGCCGCGCCCACGCTCTCCGCGATCCAGCAGGTCGGCGCGTCCCTGGGCAGCGCTCTGCTCGTCACCGCGCTGACCCAGCGGCTCACCAACCAGCTCGCCGACCACGGCGTCCAACTGTCCGGAGGAGGCGGGTCCGACCAGCTGAGCTCGATCCCGGAGAAGGTCATGCCCGTGGTCGGTCCGATCATGGCCGGTGCCTTCGGTTTCGCCTTCTCGGTCGCGTTCGGCCTGACGGCGTTGATCTTCCTCCCCGCCCTGTTCCTCCCACGCCACGGTTCGAGCGGCGACGACGAGCCGGCGGCGCCCTTCGCGGCCTGA